The region ATTAAAAAATTAAATATAAATTATCCAAGCTTAGCTCATGATCCACGCGCTATGTTAAAGTTAGGTGATTTACGAGGTGTTCCAGCGACCTTTGTTTTTGACCCGGCTGGAAATTTTCGAGAAGCCTTGTATGGCGGCCAGACAATTAATTCTTTAAAGAAAGCTATTCAAGGTTAGTTTAATTAAGTAAAACAACTAATCTTATAAATGATTGTCTAATTCCAGTATTTTGAAACTAGGAACTGGTTATGTCACAAATAGAGATTAGTCAATGTTTAGATGGTGTATTAATGCGTGAAGGCGCTGGCGTAAAATTACATCGTTACATCGGCCTTGAGCAAACCAATCACTATGAGCCTATTTTGTTATTTGATTTTTTCGATAGCAGTGAGCCTTTAGATTATTTAGGCGGTTTTCCAGCCCATCCTCATCGTGGGTTTGAAACTATTACTTATTTATTGCAAGGTAATTTACTACATGAGGATAACCATGGACATCAAGGTCTAATTGGTCCTGGCGATGTGCAATGGATGACAGCGGGGAGGGGCGTTATTCATTCTGAAATGCCTGCTCAAACTGAAGGTAAATTAACAGGGCTACAATTATGGTTAAATCTACCTGCTGCTACTAAAATGTCGCCTCCGCATTATCAGGAATATACAGCAGGCCAATTACCTATAGAGCACCATGACAATGGTGCCGTAATAAAAGTCATTGCTGGCAAAACAATAGATGGTACTGAGTCACCCATTAAGGGTATTGCAACAGAGCCCTTATTTCTTGATATTAAATTGCCTATTGATACCCATTTTACTACTCTTATTGCAGATACTCATCAATCTATTTTATTTAATTTAGCTGGAAGCGTAAGTATTGCAGGTAAAAATATTGAAAAAAATCAATTAGCTATTTTAAGTTCTGGTAGAAATTTAACTGTTAAGACTGAAGAAGATGCTCACTTTTTACTTATTGCAGCTAAAAAGCTTAAGGAACCTATTGCGCGTTTAGGACCTTTTGTAATGAATACACATGAAGAAATTATGCAAGCCCTAGATGACTTTCGTAATCAACGTTTTTAATTTATTTGCTCAAGACGACTTTCCTTAAGTAAGCTCTATTTTGTTCTAAAAATGCCCTCAAAGTATAATTTTTAACTAAATTTATCTTGGCTCCGCTGAGTAAATGATGTATAATCACTGTGCACACAGGGCTGCTAATCGTCATTAACAAGGTTTAAATCCTCTGCAGCTTCATTTATTACGATTAAATCTATATGAGAGTGTCATGGCGATAACATTAATATTTTATATCATTTTGCTGCTGAGTTTAGTCTGTGTTATAGGCATGTTTTATAAGTTAAAGCAGCAGGGTTCTGTAAGTTTATCAGTAGTAGATTATATCAAATTAATTGGCAGTGGTATTATCGCCTTTATTGCAGATACGCTAGGAATAGGTAGTTTTGCTGTTAATGTTGCACTAGCTAAGTTATTAAATACATTTCCTGATGATCAATTACCAGCTGTGAATAATGGTGCTCAAGTTATTCCCGGCGTCATTGAATCATTTTTCTTTATGAAACTTATTGATGTTGATTTGAATACATTATTAACCTTGGTCATTGGTGCCTGTATTGGTGGCTTAATTGGCGGCACTATTGTTAGTCGATTAAGTAAGCAAGCAATACGTTTAGGTATGATGTGCTGCTTTGGTGTTATCATTGCTTTACTTATTTGTCATCAATTACGTATTATGCCTGTTGGCGGCGATTTAGTAGCATTACATGGTTGGAAACTAATAATAGCGTTTATTGCTATGGTAATTTGCGGCGGCCTAACGTCCGTTGGTATAGGCTTATTTGTTATGGTGCAAGGTATTTTATTCTTATTAAATGTATCTCCCTTGGTCGCTTTTCCAATCATGACAACTGCTGGCGCTATGCAGCAGCCTCTCACTACCCTTGTATTTTTGCAACAAAATAAAATTCCTTTAAAGAAAACATTAATTTTAAGTATCGCAGGATGCGTTGGCGTTTTACTAACATTACAAGTATTTACTCATTTGACTGTTACCTGGTTACATTCCCTTCTACTTTGCATCATGATCTATAATTTATATGCAATTAGTAGAACTTATTTTTATAATAAGTCTTTGCAAGCTGAAGCTAAAGCAACAATGTCTTTGACTGTAGTGGATTAATTTTAACAATAAATATTATTGACCTTAGTCAAAAAAGCTCTTATCGTTTTTGTTAGTTACTTAACTAAAGTGCAAATTTCTTATACGAAAATTGAGTGCTTAGAGTAAAAGTATGTTAAGGACAGGTAGCGAGCTTATAATTAACGTGAGCTCGACATAAAAGAGACGTGGCTCTTTTGTGTCGCTAAACGAATGTTATCCCGTAAAATGCGAAGTATTTATACGGGATCCAGATTAAATATAACTAAATT is a window of Legionella busanensis DNA encoding:
- a CDS encoding pirin family protein; translated protein: MSQIEISQCLDGVLMREGAGVKLHRYIGLEQTNHYEPILLFDFFDSSEPLDYLGGFPAHPHRGFETITYLLQGNLLHEDNHGHQGLIGPGDVQWMTAGRGVIHSEMPAQTEGKLTGLQLWLNLPAATKMSPPHYQEYTAGQLPIEHHDNGAVIKVIAGKTIDGTESPIKGIATEPLFLDIKLPIDTHFTTLIADTHQSILFNLAGSVSIAGKNIEKNQLAILSSGRNLTVKTEEDAHFLLIAAKKLKEPIARLGPFVMNTHEEIMQALDDFRNQRF
- a CDS encoding sulfite exporter TauE/SafE family protein encodes the protein MAITLIFYIILLLSLVCVIGMFYKLKQQGSVSLSVVDYIKLIGSGIIAFIADTLGIGSFAVNVALAKLLNTFPDDQLPAVNNGAQVIPGVIESFFFMKLIDVDLNTLLTLVIGACIGGLIGGTIVSRLSKQAIRLGMMCCFGVIIALLICHQLRIMPVGGDLVALHGWKLIIAFIAMVICGGLTSVGIGLFVMVQGILFLLNVSPLVAFPIMTTAGAMQQPLTTLVFLQQNKIPLKKTLILSIAGCVGVLLTLQVFTHLTVTWLHSLLLCIMIYNLYAISRTYFYNKSLQAEAKATMSLTVVD